From a region of the bacterium BMS3Abin08 genome:
- a CDS encoding transposase DDE domain protein → MKKIKHSIHDVFMSGYAMMYFQDPSILQFQKRLEEGIHNNNLKTLFQVESIPKDSQMKEVIDAVDSTELGPVFKDFFMALQRGKHLEQYRFLGDHYLISMDGTGYFSSDKISCPGCLRKESKKGKVSYEHQIVQAALMHPDMRQVIPLAPEAVKNTDGNKKQDCEINAGKRLIKKIRETHQRLKIIIVADSLHSKQPFIEEVKANRMRYILVAKAEDHKILMEWVNEQRQLKEVSSMKLKDKKGRLHVYEWINEVPLNGNKDTLWINYFEYRIIDKGKTTYRNSWVTDININKGNVRELVRGGRSRWKIENETFNTLKNQGYYIEHNYGHGEKHLSMNFFLLNLLAFFMHQIFELTDILYQQCRLKFGSKRNLWDHLRASIHILIFPDWEILLRRLLKPSEFL, encoded by the coding sequence ATGAAGAAGATAAAGCACTCCATTCATGATGTATTCATGTCGGGATATGCAATGATGTATTTTCAGGACCCATCCATACTTCAATTTCAAAAGAGGTTGGAGGAGGGTATACACAATAACAATTTAAAGACACTTTTTCAAGTAGAAAGCATACCCAAAGACTCACAGATGAAAGAAGTAATAGATGCAGTAGACAGTACAGAGCTTGGACCTGTATTTAAGGATTTTTTCATGGCGCTACAGAGGGGGAAACACCTTGAACAATATCGATTTCTGGGGGACCACTATCTAATCTCAATGGATGGGACAGGATATTTCAGTTCAGACAAGATAAGCTGTCCCGGATGTCTGCGTAAGGAAAGCAAGAAGGGAAAAGTAAGCTATGAACATCAGATAGTGCAGGCAGCGCTTATGCATCCCGACATGAGACAGGTAATCCCGCTTGCTCCTGAGGCGGTAAAGAATACAGACGGAAATAAAAAACAGGACTGTGAGATAAATGCAGGTAAGAGGTTGATTAAAAAGATAAGGGAAACCCATCAGAGGTTAAAGATAATCATAGTTGCAGACAGTCTTCACAGCAAGCAGCCATTTATAGAGGAAGTAAAGGCAAACAGGATGAGATACATACTGGTGGCAAAGGCGGAAGACCACAAGATACTTATGGAATGGGTTAATGAGCAGAGGCAGTTAAAAGAGGTTTCAAGTATGAAACTAAAAGATAAAAAAGGCCGTTTGCATGTATATGAGTGGATAAATGAAGTTCCATTAAACGGTAACAAAGATACCCTCTGGATAAACTATTTTGAATACCGGATAATAGACAAGGGGAAAACAACATATCGTAACAGTTGGGTAACGGATATAAATATTAATAAAGGAAATGTTAGAGAACTTGTCAGGGGTGGCAGGAGCCGGTGGAAGATAGAGAATGAGACATTCAACACCCTGAAGAACCAGGGTTATTATATAGAACACAATTACGGCCATGGGGAAAAGCACCTCTCCATGAACTTTTTCCTTTTAAATCTTTTAGCATTCTTCATGCATCAGATATTTGAACTAACGGACATACTGTATCAGCAATGCAGGCTTAAATTTGGCAGCAAGAGGAATTTATGGGATCATCTGAGAGCCTCTATTCATATTCTAATATTCCCCGACTGGGAAATATTGTTAAGACGGCTGCTTAAACCTTCTGAGTTTTTGTGA
- the tlyA gene encoding 16S/23S rRNA (cytidine-2'-O)-methyltransferase TlyA, with product MKERLDKILVLRGLVQSRERAKALIMGKKVFVDGHPVTKAGTPVDTESRIDLRGNDLPYVSRGGLKLKGALDYFSVNIEGAVTLDVGASTGGFTDCMLQGGAKKVYAVDVGYGQLSWKLRNDPRVIVLERTNIRHLTKEAIPEEMDFVTIDVSFISLLKVIPAALQFLKRGGKILALVKPQFEVGKSEIEKGGVIRDSEKRENAVNRIVDQIKSMGLYVEGPFESTLRGQKGNIEYFVLING from the coding sequence GTGAAGGAAAGACTTGATAAAATTCTTGTTCTGAGGGGGCTGGTCCAGTCACGGGAACGGGCAAAGGCCTTGATCATGGGGAAAAAGGTCTTTGTTGACGGTCATCCCGTAACAAAGGCCGGGACACCTGTTGACACTGAAAGCAGGATAGATCTCAGGGGAAACGATCTTCCCTATGTAAGCAGGGGGGGGCTTAAGCTGAAAGGGGCGCTGGATTATTTCTCGGTTAATATTGAAGGTGCGGTCACATTGGATGTCGGGGCTTCAACAGGGGGATTCACGGACTGTATGCTACAGGGGGGAGCAAAAAAGGTCTATGCTGTCGACGTAGGGTACGGCCAACTCTCCTGGAAGCTCAGAAACGACCCCCGTGTCATAGTCCTCGAAAGGACCAACATAAGACATCTCACAAAAGAGGCTATACCCGAAGAGATGGATTTTGTTACGATAGACGTCTCATTTATATCTCTACTGAAAGTAATTCCGGCGGCACTTCAATTTCTGAAGAGGGGTGGAAAGATCCTTGCCTTGGTTAAGCCACAGTTCGAAGTCGGTAAGAGTGAGATAGAAAAGGGGGGTGTAATCAGGGACAGTGAAAAGAGAGAAAATGCGGTTAACAGAATAGTCGATCAGATAAAGTCCATGGGACTGTATGTTGAGGGCCCTTTTGAGTCAACCCTCAGGGGGCAGAAAGGCAACATTGAATATTTTGTTTTGATAAATGGATGA
- a CDS encoding cytochrome c, with product MQSEGKRCSLFSVKAFVVFSVFILLTIPSIVLAGGNAVNGEKVVKTRKIGNCIACHYVPGLEFPGDIGPNLVDAMKGFTPKDRDTVRQWVWDARKFNPDTIMPPFGPKKILTKQQVDDVVAYLYTLKKYKK from the coding sequence ATGCAGAGTGAAGGTAAGAGGTGCAGTTTGTTTTCCGTTAAGGCGTTTGTAGTTTTTTCAGTTTTTATTTTGTTAACCATTCCGTCGATTGTCCTGGCGGGTGGTAATGCAGTTAATGGTGAAAAGGTTGTCAAGACCCGCAAGATCGGCAACTGCATAGCATGTCATTATGTTCCGGGACTTGAATTCCCGGGAGACATAGGCCCCAATCTTGTCGACGCAATGAAGGGGTTCACCCCCAAAGACAGGGACACCGTCAGACAGTGGGTATGGGATGCCAGAAAATTCAATCCCGATACCATTATGCCCCCCTTTGGTCCTAAGAAGATTCTGACCAAGCAGCAAGTCGATGATGTAGTGGCGTATCTTTATACATTAAAAAAGTATAAAAAATAA
- a CDS encoding farnesyl diphosphate synthase: MTLKEYLAKKRNQVNDYLKDYFSVPFQPERLYQSVTYSLFAGGKRIRPILTIASFEACGGKSEDILPQAAAIELVHTYSLIHDDLPAMDNDDFRRGKPTNHKVFGDAIAILAGDALLTEAFTMFTEGDRFKSPSLLSALRVLANAAGTRGMVGGQAEDILSEGRTPDPRTVHFIHTHKTGAMIAASVQISPILAGSPPSVYEAISTYGENVGLAFQIVDDILDVTGDEKDLGKRTGTDSERGKMTYPALHGIERSKAAASELIEAALTAVKTIGDRAFYLTEIAKYILKRTQ; encoded by the coding sequence ATGACCCTGAAGGAGTATTTGGCAAAAAAGAGGAATCAGGTCAACGACTACCTCAAGGATTATTTCTCGGTACCCTTCCAGCCTGAAAGACTGTATCAATCAGTAACATACTCTCTGTTTGCAGGCGGTAAAAGGATACGCCCCATACTCACGATCGCCTCTTTTGAGGCATGCGGGGGCAAATCTGAAGACATCCTCCCCCAGGCAGCTGCTATCGAGCTGGTTCATACCTATTCCCTGATACACGACGACCTTCCTGCAATGGATAACGACGATTTCCGCAGGGGAAAGCCGACAAATCATAAGGTCTTTGGTGATGCAATCGCAATCCTTGCAGGTGACGCACTGTTAACGGAGGCCTTTACCATGTTCACTGAAGGAGACCGGTTTAAGAGTCCCTCCTTGTTGTCGGCTCTCCGTGTTCTGGCAAATGCCGCCGGTACTCGTGGAATGGTAGGTGGCCAGGCTGAAGACATACTTTCCGAAGGCCGGACGCCTGATCCAAGGACCGTCCATTTTATCCATACGCACAAGACAGGGGCAATGATTGCCGCATCGGTGCAGATATCTCCCATCCTTGCGGGGTCGCCGCCTTCCGTATATGAGGCCATTTCAACATATGGCGAAAATGTTGGGTTGGCCTTCCAGATCGTGGACGATATACTCGATGTGACAGGTGATGAAAAAGATCTTGGTAAGAGGACGGGCACCGACAGTGAAAGGGGCAAGATGACCTACCCTGCCCTCCACGGTATAGAGAGATCAAAGGCTGCTGCATCCGAACTGATCGAGGCGGCGTTGACTGCCGTGAAAACGATTGGTGACAGGGCCTTTTATTTAACGGAAATAGCAAAGTATATCCTAAAAAGAACACAATAA
- the dxs gene encoding 1-deoxy-D-xylulose-5-phosphate synthase — protein sequence MLNDISGPEDIKQLTPDELTSLADEIRQRIINTVSCTGGHLASNLGVIELTLALHYVFDSPVDKIIWDVGHQSYTHKLITGRESNFDTLRQYKGISGFPKMSESPHDSFGTGHSSTSISAALGIATARQLSGDDYNVIAVIGDGAMTAGLAFEGLNNAGHLRVPMIVVLNDNEMSISKNVGALSSYLNKILTGEIYRRFKKDTKALLATIPRFGDRMSRFAQKVEETLKGFFLPGQFFEELGFNYIGPIDGYNIELLLETFKKVKDPSEPVLVHVITKKGKGYEFSEKDPSCFHGIGPFELETGSPKGKKDTLAYSKVFGDTLTELAGANERVVAVVAAMTEGTGLESFSRAFPGRFFDVGIAEPHAVTFSAGLAAEGYQPVVAIYSTFLQRAYDEIIHDVCLQNLPVVFAVDRAGIVGDDGPTHHGIFDISYLRHIPNLVFMAPKNGEELKSMLEFALALKKPVAIRFPRGRCIERFDNTAQPIHLGESEILLEGEDLAILAVGNMVYPAYRAALRLRDSGTCPTVVNARFVKPIDSEMLYRIATKHRHILTVEENAVSGGFGSSVLEHFVNMGLKDTDVRILGVPDIFVEHGSQPTLRKLLNLDEEGIYITASSMFEGKVKK from the coding sequence ATGCTTAACGATATTAGTGGCCCGGAGGATATAAAACAACTAACCCCTGATGAACTGACCTCTCTTGCCGATGAGATACGCCAGAGGATTATAAACACCGTCTCCTGTACAGGAGGACACCTTGCCTCCAACCTCGGGGTAATTGAGCTTACCCTTGCCCTCCACTATGTATTTGACTCCCCTGTGGACAAGATAATATGGGATGTGGGTCATCAGTCTTATACTCATAAGCTGATCACCGGGCGTGAGTCGAACTTCGATACCCTGAGGCAGTATAAAGGGATTTCCGGCTTTCCAAAGATGTCGGAGAGCCCCCATGACAGCTTCGGTACGGGACACAGTTCCACCTCGATATCAGCGGCCCTCGGCATCGCAACCGCCAGACAATTAAGCGGGGATGATTATAATGTGATCGCTGTAATTGGTGACGGGGCCATGACCGCAGGTCTTGCCTTTGAGGGGCTGAACAACGCCGGGCATTTAAGGGTACCCATGATTGTGGTTCTCAATGACAATGAGATGTCCATCTCAAAAAATGTTGGGGCACTTTCCAGTTATCTCAACAAGATTCTTACCGGGGAGATTTACAGGAGGTTCAAAAAAGACACAAAGGCCTTACTCGCAACCATCCCGAGATTTGGTGACAGGATGTCCCGTTTTGCACAGAAGGTTGAAGAGACCCTTAAGGGTTTCTTTCTGCCGGGTCAGTTTTTTGAAGAACTTGGCTTTAACTATATTGGTCCAATCGACGGATACAACATCGAACTCCTTTTAGAGACTTTTAAAAAAGTAAAAGACCCCTCTGAACCGGTCCTCGTCCATGTTATTACAAAAAAGGGGAAGGGTTACGAGTTCTCGGAAAAGGATCCTTCGTGCTTCCACGGGATCGGTCCTTTTGAACTCGAAACAGGATCTCCGAAGGGGAAAAAGGACACCCTGGCATACAGCAAGGTCTTTGGTGACACCCTGACGGAACTGGCAGGGGCAAATGAAAGGGTTGTAGCCGTAGTGGCGGCCATGACCGAGGGGACCGGGCTGGAATCATTTTCCCGGGCCTTCCCCGGGAGATTCTTTGATGTGGGCATTGCAGAGCCTCATGCCGTAACTTTCTCAGCAGGCCTTGCCGCTGAAGGCTACCAGCCTGTTGTGGCAATATATTCCACCTTTCTTCAAAGGGCCTATGACGAAATCATACACGATGTATGCCTGCAGAACCTGCCTGTTGTCTTTGCCGTAGACAGGGCAGGTATTGTTGGTGACGACGGCCCCACCCATCACGGGATCTTCGATATCAGCTATCTCAGACATATTCCCAACCTCGTTTTTATGGCGCCGAAGAACGGAGAAGAGCTGAAATCAATGCTTGAGTTTGCCCTGGCCCTCAAAAAACCCGTGGCAATAAGATTTCCACGGGGCAGGTGTATCGAACGTTTTGACAACACCGCGCAACCCATTCATTTAGGTGAAAGCGAGATACTACTGGAAGGGGAAGACTTAGCCATTCTTGCAGTTGGCAACATGGTTTATCCCGCCTACAGGGCGGCCCTCAGGCTAAGGGACTCCGGCACATGTCCCACGGTAGTAAACGCAAGGTTCGTCAAACCGATCGACAGCGAGATGCTTTACAGGATTGCCACCAAACACCGGCATATACTCACCGTTGAAGAGAATGCCGTTTCAGGGGGTTTTGGCTCATCGGTTCTTGAGCATTTTGTTAATATGGGTCTTAAGGATACCGATGTAAGGATACTTGGTGTCCCCGACATCTTTGTGGAACATGGTTCACAGCCCACCCTGCGGAAACTGCTGAATCTCGATGAAGAGGGAATTTACATTACCGCCTCATCCATGTTTGAAGGGAAAGTGAAGAAGTAA
- the guaB gene encoding inosine-5'-monophosphate dehydrogenase — protein MLQKDVPVGLTFDDVLLLPAKSDVTPKDVDVTTNLTPNIQLKIPIVSAAMDTVTTASLAIAIAREGGIGFIHRAMSPEKQAFEVDKVKKSESGMIIDPITVLPDAPILDALSLMERYKISGVPVTVKGKLVGILTNRDLRFETRMERKVKDVMTKKGLITAEENITLDEAKGILHKYKIEKLPIVDKNRNLKGLITIKDIEKRRKYPDACKDSVGRLRVGAAVGVGNDAVERAELLVKAGVDVLVIDTAHGHSNAVLKTLKDLKKKYDIDIIAGNVATKEGARDLIEAGANAIKVGIGPGSICTTRVVAGAGVPQLTAIKECYSVAGKLSIPLIADGGIKHSGDITKAIASGAHSVMIGSLFAGTDESPGEIILFQGRSYKVYRGMGSIGAMTQGTRDRYGQEEVETSKLVPEGVEGRVPYKGPVSNSVHQLIGGLKSGMGYCGCKNMAEMKKKTRFIQITNAGLKESHVHDVIITKESPNYSTDR, from the coding sequence ATGCTTCAAAAAGATGTTCCGGTCGGGTTGACCTTTGATGATGTTCTGCTTCTTCCGGCAAAATCCGATGTAACCCCTAAGGATGTTGATGTAACCACAAATCTTACACCAAACATCCAGCTGAAAATACCGATTGTAAGTGCTGCAATGGATACCGTTACAACGGCATCACTTGCAATTGCAATTGCAAGAGAGGGGGGAATCGGGTTCATACACCGCGCAATGTCCCCCGAAAAGCAGGCCTTTGAAGTCGATAAGGTCAAGAAGTCTGAAAGCGGAATGATAATCGACCCCATAACCGTATTACCCGATGCCCCTATCCTCGATGCACTTTCCCTTATGGAAAGATACAAGATCTCGGGAGTTCCCGTTACCGTTAAGGGGAAGCTTGTAGGGATCCTGACAAACAGGGATCTGAGGTTTGAGACAAGGATGGAGCGAAAGGTCAAGGATGTGATGACCAAAAAAGGTCTTATCACTGCCGAGGAGAATATAACCCTCGATGAAGCAAAGGGAATTCTCCATAAGTACAAGATCGAAAAGCTGCCCATCGTCGATAAAAACAGAAACCTGAAAGGCCTCATAACTATCAAGGATATAGAAAAAAGGAGAAAGTACCCTGACGCCTGTAAGGATTCAGTTGGCCGTCTCCGTGTCGGGGCTGCTGTAGGCGTGGGGAATGATGCCGTTGAACGGGCGGAACTGCTCGTCAAGGCCGGAGTTGACGTATTGGTGATAGATACGGCACATGGGCATAGCAATGCAGTTCTGAAGACATTAAAGGACCTCAAGAAGAAATACGATATCGATATAATAGCAGGGAACGTTGCAACCAAAGAGGGTGCCAGGGACCTGATTGAAGCAGGAGCCAATGCCATAAAGGTTGGTATCGGTCCCGGCTCTATCTGCACCACACGTGTTGTGGCCGGCGCCGGTGTTCCACAGCTGACTGCAATCAAGGAGTGTTATTCAGTTGCAGGGAAACTCTCGATACCTCTGATTGCGGATGGTGGAATAAAACACTCCGGTGATATTACAAAGGCCATTGCATCGGGCGCACACTCCGTTATGATTGGAAGCCTCTTTGCCGGTACCGATGAATCCCCTGGTGAGATTATCCTCTTTCAGGGACGGAGCTACAAGGTCTATCGTGGAATGGGCTCCATCGGGGCAATGACGCAGGGCACACGGGACAGATATGGCCAGGAGGAGGTTGAGACATCCAAGCTCGTTCCTGAAGGCGTTGAGGGCCGTGTTCCTTACAAGGGACCTGTCTCCAATAGCGTACACCAGTTGATAGGTGGTCTCAAGTCGGGCATGGGATACTGTGGATGCAAAAACATGGCGGAAATGAAAAAGAAAACCAGGTTTATACAGATAACGAATGCCGGCCTCAAGGAAAGCCATGTACACGATGTGATTATTACCAAGGAATCACCCAATTACAGTACTGACCGGTAG
- the guaA gene encoding GMP synthase [glutamine-hydrolyzing] — protein sequence MVREKILVLDFGSQYTQLIARRVRETKVYSEILPYNVSIDRIREFDPKGIILSGGPSSVFEKGAPIPSREIFNLGVPVLGICYGMQLMAYLLNGEVMKSHRREYGRAEIIIDDDRDLLWGISGHSVVWMSHADRIEKCPDGFTPIAHSENSPIAAMANHDRKLYALQFHPEVVHTHEGKRIIHNFVVRICQCSQTWQMTSFIEWTMADIRSRVGDGRVICALSGGVDSAVTALLVHKAIGDRLTCIFVDNGLLRKGERKKVEDTFQRHFHLKLLSINAKDRFLEVLKGVTDPEKKRKVIGNEFIKVFEEEAGKLKDVKFLAQGTLYPDVIESISFKGPSATIKSHHNVGGLPDVMKLTLIEPLRELFKDEVRELGEELGLPEEISWRHPFPGPGLAIRCLGEVTDMKLALLREADAIVLEEIKKAGLYRDIWQAFAVLLPVRSVGVMGDERTYEFALSVRAVTSLDGMTADWAKIPNDVLGTISNRIINEVRGINRVVYDISSKPPGTIEWE from the coding sequence ATGGTAAGAGAAAAGATTCTTGTACTTGATTTCGGCTCCCAGTATACCCAGCTTATTGCCCGCAGGGTAAGAGAAACAAAAGTCTACTCAGAAATCCTGCCCTATAATGTCTCTATAGACAGGATCCGGGAGTTCGACCCAAAGGGGATTATTCTCTCCGGCGGCCCTTCAAGCGTATTCGAAAAAGGAGCCCCGATACCCAGCAGGGAGATTTTCAACCTCGGCGTTCCGGTGCTCGGGATCTGCTACGGCATGCAGCTGATGGCCTACCTCCTCAACGGTGAGGTGATGAAGTCTCACAGACGTGAGTACGGCCGGGCCGAGATCATAATAGACGATGACAGGGACCTCCTTTGGGGAATCTCCGGGCATTCGGTTGTCTGGATGAGCCACGCAGACAGGATAGAGAAATGCCCTGATGGATTTACCCCCATTGCACATAGTGAAAACTCCCCGATTGCCGCCATGGCGAACCATGACAGAAAACTCTATGCCCTTCAGTTCCATCCCGAAGTTGTCCATACCCACGAGGGAAAGAGGATAATCCATAATTTTGTAGTCCGTATCTGTCAATGCAGCCAGACCTGGCAGATGACCTCCTTTATAGAATGGACTATGGCAGATATAAGAAGCCGTGTTGGAGACGGCAGGGTGATCTGCGCATTAAGTGGCGGGGTGGATTCTGCTGTCACTGCACTCCTTGTACACAAGGCCATCGGCGACAGACTTACCTGCATCTTCGTAGACAACGGCCTGTTAAGAAAAGGAGAGAGAAAAAAGGTGGAAGACACCTTCCAGAGGCATTTCCATCTCAAGTTACTTTCAATAAATGCAAAGGACCGGTTTCTGGAGGTACTGAAGGGGGTAACGGATCCGGAAAAGAAAAGAAAGGTCATAGGGAATGAATTCATCAAGGTTTTTGAAGAAGAGGCGGGAAAATTGAAGGATGTCAAGTTCCTGGCTCAGGGAACCCTGTATCCCGATGTAATAGAAAGCATTTCCTTTAAAGGCCCTTCCGCAACTATTAAATCCCACCATAACGTTGGTGGTCTTCCTGATGTTATGAAGCTTACCCTGATTGAACCTTTAAGGGAACTCTTCAAGGATGAAGTACGGGAACTCGGCGAGGAACTTGGATTGCCCGAGGAGATCAGTTGGAGACATCCCTTCCCCGGACCCGGCCTGGCAATCAGGTGCCTCGGTGAAGTTACCGACATGAAACTGGCCCTTTTGCGTGAGGCAGATGCCATAGTCCTGGAGGAAATCAAAAAGGCAGGTCTCTACAGGGATATCTGGCAGGCCTTTGCAGTGTTACTTCCCGTAAGAAGCGTAGGGGTAATGGGAGACGAAAGGACCTATGAGTTTGCCCTATCTGTAAGGGCGGTTACAAGCCTTGACGGGATGACAGCCGATTGGGCGAAGATCCCCAATGATGTGCTCGGTACAATCTCCAACCGGATTATTAATGAGGTTCGCGGCATTAACCGTGTGGTCTATGATATCAGTTCAAAACCACCTGGTACCATAGAATGGGAATAA
- a CDS encoding thiol:disulfide interchange protein precursor: MRKLSISVMVLMLILLSGLWSTLYAADIKMLYFYEKGCKWCAMMDKVLQDTTIKSILDNNTEIDRIDIKGNKITAAGLTGKELAKKYNVRGVPTLIFLDSSKKEIIRIPGALKKEDFRNVLCEYISAYKTAC; encoded by the coding sequence ATGAGAAAACTGTCCATTTCGGTCATGGTCCTGATGCTGATACTCCTGTCGGGCCTGTGGTCGACTCTATACGCCGCAGACATCAAGATGCTCTATTTTTATGAAAAGGGTTGTAAATGGTGTGCAATGATGGACAAAGTACTTCAGGACACAACAATAAAAAGCATACTGGATAACAATACCGAGATTGACAGAATAGACATTAAAGGCAACAAGATAACCGCCGCCGGCCTGACCGGGAAGGAACTGGCAAAGAAATACAATGTGCGGGGGGTCCCAACTTTAATATTCCTTGATTCCTCAAAAAAAGAGATCATCAGGATCCCCGGGGCATTGAAAAAAGAGGATTTCAGGAATGTGCTCTGCGAGTACATAAGTGCATATAAGACAGCCTGCTAA